A genomic window from Coccinella septempunctata chromosome 9, icCocSept1.1, whole genome shotgun sequence includes:
- the LOC123321082 gene encoding uncharacterized protein LOC123321082: MNSVRQAFFQKGSPEVAVKYTYDRSPEYDLCFELNYNKGGRKRQEKAFSEPERIYKQLLSISELKRRDLDKLCKNNVIPARFHDEFFKPKSKSSVQDELAESDAEDDKEDESSES; encoded by the exons ATGAATAGTGTAAGACaagctttttttcaaaaaggaTCACCGGAAGTCGCAGTCAAATATACCTATGACAGAAGTCCTGAATACGATTTGTGTTTTGAGTTGAACTACAATAAGGGTG GTCGAAAACGACAAGAAAAGGCCTTTTCTGAACCTGAAAGAATTTATAAGCAACTGCTTTCAATATCCGAATTAAAAAGAAGGGATTTGGATAAACTTTGCAAAAACAATGTCATACCTGCCAGGTTTCACGATGAATTTTTTAAACCGAAATCAAAGTCTTCTGTTCAAGATGAGTTAGCAGAGAGTGATGCAGAGGATGACAAGGAGGATGAAAGCTCCGAAtcttaa